In the Hordeum vulgare subsp. vulgare chromosome 7H, MorexV3_pseudomolecules_assembly, whole genome shotgun sequence genome, one interval contains:
- the LOC123410744 gene encoding RING-H2 finger protein ATL8-like, with protein MRAPASLLHRAALANTGPGEPSSSPSPVSMKAPEQQQPRQQQTAPVMAVNSDMVLILASLLCALVCVLGLALVSRCTCRRRRRSATSSDHAPPPPKGLKKKAIHALPTVSFAANGASPTPATCSSSECAICLAEFTEGEALRVLPRCGHGFHAACVDAWLRTCATCPSCRAPIVATPAQPPVVVVVAANNRCGRCGEVAAPNHGVDDTFLP; from the coding sequence ATGCGCGCTCCGGCGAGCCTCCTGCACCGCGCCGCACTCGCCAACACTGGCCCCGGCGAGCCGTCGTCGTCACCGTCTCCGGTGAGCATGAAGGCCCCTGAGCAGCAGCAGCCGCGGCAGCAGCAGACGGCGCCTGTGATGGCGGTGAACTCGGACATGGTGCTCATCCTAGCGTCGTTGCTATGCGCGCTCGTCTGCGTCCTCGGCCTCGCCCTCGTCTCCCGGTGCACGTGCCGACGACGCCGCCGCTCGGCCACATCCTCCGACCATGCCCCTCCTCCCCCAAAGGGCCTCAAGAAGAAGGCCATCCACGCGCTCCCCACCGTCTCCTTCGCCGCCAACGGGGCTTCTCCGACGCCGGCGACGTGCTCGTCGTCAGAGTGTGCGATCTGCCTGGCGGAGTTCACGGAGGGGGAGGCCCTGCGCGTGCTCCCGCGGTGCGGCCACGGCTTCCATGCCGCATGCGTCGACGCCTGGCTCCGGACCTGCGCCACATGCCCTTCCTGCCGTGCCCCCATCGTTGCCACGCCAGCGCAGCCgccggtggtggtcgtggtggcggcgaacaaCAGGTGCGGGAGGTGTGGCGAGGTGGCAGCGCCGAACCATGGTGTCGATGACACGTTTTTACCGTAG
- the LOC123409617 gene encoding RING-H2 finger protein ATL8-like, whose translation MRAPASLLHRDALATTGPTEPSASLVSMKAPEPGAAAAAVNSNMVLILASLPCALVIHCACSRRRRSDHSPPPPKGLKKKDIDALPTVSFAAAAPPQSSSSSSSSECAICLAEFTKGSALRVLPRCGHGFHVACVDAWLRTCATCPSCRAPIVTTPATPKAVVVVAANNRCERCGEVAAPNHGVDDMSSLPPFSPFCAL comes from the coding sequence ATGCGCGCTCCGGCGAGCCTCCTGCACCGGGACGCCCTCGCCACCACCGGCCCCACCGAGCCGTCGGCGTCCCTGGTGAGTATGAAGGCCCCGGAgcccggagcagcagcagcagcagtgaacTCAAACATGGTGCTCATCCTGGCATCCCTGCCGTGCGCCCTCGTCATCCACTGCGCATGCAGTAGACGCCGGCGCTCCGAccattctcctcctccgcccaagGGGCTCAAGAAGAAGGACATCGACGCGCTCCCCACCGTCTCCTTCGCTGCCGCGGCTCCACcgcagtcatcgtcgtcgtcgtcgtcgtcagagTGCGCGATCTGCCTGGCGGAGTTCACGAAAGGGTCGGCCCTGCGCGTGCTCCCGCGGTGCGGCCACGGCTTCCATGTCGCATGCGTCGACGCCTGGCTACGGACCTGCGCCACATGCCCCTCCTGCCGTGCCCCCATCGTTACCACGCCCGCGACGCCCAAGGCGGTGGTCGTTGTGGCGGCGAACAACAGGTGTGAGAGGTGCGGCGAGGTGGCAGCGCCGAACCATGGTGTCGATGACATGTCCTCCTtacccccattttctccattctgTGCTTTATAG